The genomic window TCCACATCCACTTATTCATGCATCCCTACCAAACCATCCTCTTCATCTAACTAAGTCAGAGCAACATTTACAGCATCAGCTACAAAAAAGATATTCACCGCGGGAATTGTTAATTCTTTATCCACTTTTTAATTCATTCATTCCTACTGCAGAAACTAATAAACTGTTTGAGACAACATATTATGAATATCGTCGTAACGGCCAGCTTCGCAATGCTTTTCACGTATTAATGCTTATATCACAAGTGTTACCAAATCATGAATGGGCACAGGATATGGCTGCTAATATTGAATTTTTAAAATATAAATCATCATACGAAACAGAAAATGTACTTCAAATAAAAGACACTTTGTTTCTTGAACTACATGTTTTTCAAAACCGCACACTATTATTCCCTCAATTATTAAACTTGTTGCTACAGCAAGATCGCTGGCTGGACGCTACAGCTGTTCTTATAGAGCACCTGCAACAAGATAATTCGTATTACCCTGATTTCCTTCACTTATTATCAAAACATTTTTCAAAAACACAGCAAGCTATCCTTTTATATGACGCATGTAAGCAGACTCCTCCAACGGACACGATGGGGTATCAATTGTTTCAAGCACTTGTAACGCTTGAAAGATATGAAGAAGCAATCAATATTACTAGTAAATATCATTTAACAACTGTACCTATAGAAGAGCTAAGCACAATCATACGAAATGATAACTTGAAAATTGAGAAACTAAACCTTGAGAATCTTCAAAAGTACTTGATTGAACAGACTGAACATATTGACATCTTTGTCACAGCACTGTTAGAGCAGTTATTGAAGGTGAGAGATATTGATTGGATTGTTAAGTGGATTCAGCCTCTTAAGAGTAATAAGGGGACAGCTACTATTGTTAAAATGCTTGAGGATATTACTCGGTTGCAGGATGAACCAGATGAGCAATTACAGCTTGGTAAGCTTTATTACAAATTACATCAGTTTGAAAAAGCGCTAGATTGCTTTAGTTGGGAAATGGAACTCGACCCTGAAAATTATGCGGCTGTACAGTGGGTTACTAAAACGTATCGAGAGCTTGGTATGAACGATGAATATAAAAACTATATGTACTTTTTAACTCATATGAAAAATAACCAGGCTCAATAAATATATCCTTCTCATGACTGTATACACTCATGATTTCATCTTGTATAATCACAAGATATGGAAGAAATGAGGGGGATTTGTGAGTAAAAAAGACTTGAGTTATTTATTTTTGTTAGCATCAGTGTGGGGAGCAAGCTTTTTATTTATTAGAGTTGCATCTCCTGTATTGGGGCCGTTTCTTACAATTGAGCTACGTGTTTTAATAGCAGGCATTTGCTTGCTCGTGCTGACGAAGGTAAGTAAGAGCCCTTTGCAAATTAAAAAGTATTGGAAGCAGTACATGATACTTGGTACTCTTAACGCTGCCATACCATTTACACTAATTGCAACATCAGCTATTTTCTTGAATGCATCTATGACGTCAATATTAAATTCATTGACACCATTATTTGCGGTTATTGTTGGAAGTATTTTTTTACATGAGAAAATCACGTTAAGCAAAATAGTAGCAATATTTCTAGGGGTTTTTGGTGTGACTATACTTGTAGGCTGGAGTGCATTAGAAGTAAACACATGGACTATTGCAGCAACATTATTATCTATCTTAGCGACAATATCGTATGCACTATCAGGTGTATATATAAAAAGGTCGTTTGTTAGTGTGCCACCATTAGTGTTATCAACAACACAACAGTTAGCTGCCGCTATTGTGTTGTTACCTTTTACGGTTGCGACACTTCCTGAATCAATACATGTCAATGGCATCGTTGTATTTTCTGTTCTTGCGCTTGCCATCGTATGTACCGCTTTTGCATACTTAATTTACTTCGAATTAATTAATCAGGTAGGACCTACAAGAACACTAAGTGTAACGTTTTTAGTTCCACTCTTTGGCACAGTTTGGGGCATGCTCTTTTTACAAGAGCATATTACGATAGGTATTATTGTTGGGTTGTTATTAATATTAAGTAGCATAATACTTATTTCTGATATTAGGCTCGTACCTAAGCGTTGGCGTGAGAAGACAAGCAATTCTATTTAATTAGGAGATGATTAGATGAAATGGGTGCGTTTTCGAATCGCAAGACCAACTGACAAAATGAAAGAGATTGTTACTTTTTATGAAAAAGGCTTAGGCTTAACGCGGATTGGTAGCTTTGAAGATCATGCGGGGTATGACGGCATTATGTATGGATTACCTGATTCCGAGTATCATTTAGAATTCACAACACATCGTGATGGAAGTCCATGCCCGGCACCCACTAAAGATAATTTATTAGTATTTTACATACCCGATAAAAATGAAATAAATGAGCTCAAAGAGAGATTAAACCAACTCGGGTATCCTGAAGTGGAACCGGAAAATCCCTATTGGAGGGAAAAAGGTTGCACAATAGAGGATCCTGATGGGTGGAGAATTGTACTTATGAACACGAATTAAATGATTACCACTTGAAACGCCTATTATAGGTGTTTTTTTATCGTTAAGGTTTAACAGATAATGAAGAAAGGTGCCTATTTACATGTACGATAAATAAAACAATTTTGCTACATGAATTAAAAATTTTTAACGCATTCTACAAATAACTTCTGAAGTATAAGCACGTCCCCAAAAATAATTAATCCCACAAAATAGACAAGCCAATTATTTTTTAACTTTATGTTTGTCGTAAAGTATAGTGGAAACGATAATAATAAGCTAAAAAAATACCGGTTGCTACGTTCATGATGACATGTGGCCTGAAAGTAAACAACTATATGCGATTTGTACCATGTCCACTTGTTTTCAATGACTAAACTAATTTGGTTAAAGGAAATATGTTTTCCGTAGACCCACACGATATTCATTTGATAAGGTTAAAATGGAAATTATGAACAGAGGAGATTATTATTTTGGATTACACATCAGATTTAAAACGAGGTGAGCGAGGTGCGTGGCTTAGCATTTTTGCTTACATTTTTTTGTCAATATTAAAGTTAACAGTAGGGATTATTGGTGGATCTGAAGCATTGCGTGCAGATGGTTTAAACAATTCAACAGATGTTATTGCCTCAGTTGCGGTGTTAATAGGTCTTAAGATAGCCCGCAAGCCACCAGATGAGGACCATCATTATGGACATACTCGAGCTGAAACCATTGCCTCATTGGCTGCTGCTTTTATAATGGTTACAGTTGGTTTACAAGTGTTAGTAGATGCAGGGCAGTCTTTATATTTAAATAATAATGAAACACCTGAAATTTTAACTGCGTGGGTAGCACTTTTTTCTTCTGCTGTTATGTTTGGTGTTTATCGCTATAACAGCTTGCTTGCTGCAAAAGTGAATAGTAACGCAATTAAAGCAGCCGCTGCTGACAACAAATCAGATGCTTTAGTAAGTATCGGTGCGTTCGTTGGAATCATTGGTGCAAGGCTTGGGATTGGCTGGTTAGACAGTGTCACTGCATTTTTAGTTGGAATTATTATAATAAAAACAGCATGGGATATTTTTCGCGAATCTACTCATGCATTAACAGACGGATTTGAAGAAGCAATGCTTAAAAAAATAGAAGATACCATTCGAACGACTAAAGGAGTTACATCGGTAAGGTTGATAAAAGGGCGTATGCACGGGAGCAAACCACTTGTTGATGCAACAGTTTGTGTAGACCCTCAAATTACTGTGTATGATGGTCATAAAATAACTGAAGACATTGAAAGAAGAATGAAGCAAGAACATAATATTACCTATGTTCACATTCATATTGAACCGGAATCAAAGGATAACAAGTAGCTTGTTTTTACTTTTTAAGTAATGAATGTAGCAGTGCACTTAATTGGTTATCCAGAGGTTATTGTTCACTGTATGTTTTATATTGCACACACGGGCAATCGTTAAAAAATAACGGTTGCCTTTTACATGATTAATCGGTTGGTGTAACAAATTAGACAAATTTAGTTAACAAAATTGTAAGGTAACGAGATGTGTGAACATTGGTATTTCAATTCATTAACATGTTATCAACAAACTTATGCACAGTTTTTGTATATATAAACCTAGTTACATTAAGCCATATCAATATTTTTTTGTTTTATCCACATTTTCCACAACAATTCAATTCTTAAAATAATCGTAGTGTGTAATGGTGACAGATATGTGAAATTATTCACAAATATATTGAAATAAGAGTGAAATGAGTATAAGATTAAGACATGAAAGTTAGTGAATTATTTCACAAACAGAACAAAGTTTAATCTATTATACTTTTATAATTTTAGTTATGAAGTGATTCGCAATTAAAAATAAAGGAGTGTCATCAGATGAAAAAAGTACTACAAGGTCCTATTGCAGCGGGTATTTGGACAGTGTTGCGAATTTGGTTAGGTATTCAGTGGCTCCAAGCTGGTATTAATAAAATAGGTGGATTTGACGCAAGTGGTTATTTAAAAGGCGCGATTAGTAAGGCAACTGGTGATCATCCAGCAGTGCAAGGCTGGTATGCATCGTTCCTAGAAGGATTTGCTCTGCCGAATGTTGGATTGTTTAATGTGTTAATTCCTTGGGGTGAAGTACTAGTTGGTATTGGACTTATTTTAGGAGCAGCGACAATCCCTGCGTTGCTAGCGGGTGCATTCATGAATCTGAATTTCTTACTAGCAGGAACAACTAGCACAAACCCAATTTTATATACTGCTGCAGTAATTTTATTGTTTGCTGGTACGGCAAGCTACTATTATGGTGTAGATAGATTCGCCGTTCCATACATCAAGAAAGCAATATTCAAACAAGAACAAAAAGTTACAGTATAGTGTACATTGCTTACCTCCCCTTTTAAGCATAAAAATAGGACTGACTTAGGAGTCAGTCCTTTTCCGTACATGGTGTAGTGGAAATACTATCTCATGTTACACGTTTGTGCTATTGTTACCTTAATCGTTTATGCGCTCTTTCGTCTGCTTGTCTTGAGCGCTCTAATGCCTCAAAGTCATCCTCGTCTGCAAGTTCACGAGAAAACTCGACATCTCGACCATCAGTTTTTAACTCTTTCGGTGTTTGTGGCAATGTTACAGAGTTTTTATCACGATTCTTACGATGTTTATGTCCTCGACCCATGATGAAGCCCTCCGATAACCATAAATTGAAGTCTTATCGACTTCAATAACTAGTTTGGCTTATCCTGACGAAACAATGATAGGAAAGTTTCGGTTATTTAAGAGAAGTTCGAGAAATTAAGAACGAGGATTACGTCCTTTGTAGCCAGCAGCCTGATCAGCCATCTTAAACTCATGTTGATATGTAACCTCTTGCATGCTAGATAAATTACTTTTCGTTGGTTTTTGTCTAAGTCTTTTCTCTTTTGCCATAATGAAAATCCTCCTTTACCACATTTGTTACCAGTATTTACTAACATGGTCAAAATTATTACAGACTTACAATAAAAATTATTACAGACTTACAATAAAAAAATCGGACTTGAAAAAGTCCGATTTTTTACGCTTGTAGTAATTGTTCTTGTTCGTCGGTCGTTTGACGCATTGTATACAACGTATAGCTATCTTTAGCTATTTCATACAAATTGTAGATGTCTTGACCATTGTTAATTTCATGCAATAATGCTTTACGTGTCTCATTAGCAAATGTTACATAAGGTAATTTTTCAGCTGCTTTTTGAGAACGACCATTCACTTTGCGTATGCGCATATATATCGTTTCAATGGTTAATTCGTAGAATAATTCATCAAAAAAAGCATCTTTAGCTTGTTGATTGTACCCTTTGCCATGATAAGGCTTGCCAAGCCATGTTCCTAAAAATCCCGCACCGTCTTGTACATCGAATAAATTAATAGTGCCTATAGGATCGCCCCATTCATCACAAATGGTTCTCGAAATAATTTCACCGCGTTCTTCGGCTTCGATTGTTTGCTTTGTAATAAATAAAAACTCTTCATATGAAGAAGCTTTTTGTCTAACAAATGGATAAACATCAGGATGCATCATTAGCTCATAAAGTGCATGACAATCCTGTAATGATCGCTTTTTTAACATAAAAAAACCCCCTGTAAAGAGGGTGGTTTTGAGCACAAAGCACACACTAAGTGCTTCTGTGGGTCACCCTCGAAATTTTTTGAAATTGCCTTAAAAAATTTCGGGGATGGGAATCGAACCCACTAGAACCAGCTGTTGCTGGTGGCGCACCAATTGCCTTCCCGTATATCATCAAACAACAATGTATAGTTTCATATGAAAAACACAACATTCGTATCATAATCGATTTTCACGTAAAAAGAAATACTTTTTTTATTAATTTTATATGGAAAAATTATCACTTACTTTTGTATATAAATTCACCATGAATCATAGTCATGTCAGGCTTTGCCATGTAGTGGAAGGGATGATGATTCCATACAACAATATCAGCGTCTTTTCCAACTTCTAAACTACCTACTGCATGATCGACTCCTAAATTTCTAGCAGGCAAAATGGTGATACCTTCAAGTGCTTTCTGTTCATCCAGACCTTCTCTAACAGCAAGGGCAGCACAAAGGTTTAAGTATTGTATAGGAGTGTAGGGATGGTCCGTTGTTATAGATACTTCAATACCGTGTTTCGTTAAGATGTCATACGTGCTCCATGTTTTGTTACGAAGCTCTACTTTCGAACGGCGTGTAAAGGTTGGCCCTACACTAACTTTTAGTCCGCGCCCTGCTAGCTCGTCAGCAATTAGGTGACCGTCCGTACAGTGTTCAATTCGTAAATCTAAATTGAATTCATCGGCAAATCGAACAGCAGATATTATATCATCAGAACGATGTGCATGAATCCGAACAGGTATTTCACGCTTTAAAGCTTTTACGATCGGTGCAATTCTTAAATATTCTGGGTTATCATGGTTTTTAGCACGATAAAATTCTTCTCGTAGCATTCCCATAATTCCCATTCTAGTAATGGAGTCTTTGTTTCCAGCACTGTGAATTCTCTTCGGGTTCTCACCGAGAGCAATTTTTAAACCAGCAGTTTCACGTAAAAGCATTTTTGAAATGTTTTTACCATGTGTTTTAATAACAGAGGTTGTGCCACCAATAACATTAGCACTACCAGGCATAATATGGGCAGTTGTAATACCGTATCGAATTGCATCCTGAAACGCAGGATCAAGTGGGTGAGCACTATCAAAAGCCCGAATGTGTGGTGTTAAAGGCTCTATCGTTTCATTTGCATCATTCCCAGCCCAGCCTGTGCCTTCATCGTACAAGCCAAGATGTGTATGCACGTCGATGAAGCCAGGGAATATATATTTATGCGTGCAATCCACAATGGTGTCGGCTTTTGTGGGATCAATATTACCTATTTCGGCAATCTTTCCGTTGATGACTAATATGTCTGCTTGTTCAAGTGGCACTGATGTAATTGGATGAATTTTACCATTTTTAAAAAGTACACGCATGTGTGAATTCCTCTCTTACTAAAAAATAAAAGCATTATTATGATTTTAATATGTCATGGAGTGCTTCATCAAGTATTGGAAATGAAAAAACAAATCCATTTTTTTGTAATTTATCTGGTAAAACATATTGACCTTCCAAAACTAACACGCTCATTTCACCAAGTAAAGTTTTTAATGCGAAGCTTGGGACAGGTAACCAATGTGGTCGATGTAGAACAGCAGCAATCGTTTTTCCAAACTCCTTCATTGTTTTGGGAGTAGGAGCTGTGACATTAACAGGTCCTGAGAGTGGGTGGTCAATAGCAAAAACAATTGCTCTTGCTACATCGTCAATGTGAATCCACGATAACACTTGCTCTCCACTGCCTATTGTTCCACCAGCAAATAGCTTATATGGAAGCAACATCCTTGGTAATGCCCCCTCATCTTTGCCAAGAATAACCCCAAAGCGCATAAGAACAGTTCGAACGTTCAAATCGTTAGCTTGTAAAGCTGCATGTTCCCATTGCGAGACAGTTTGTGCGAGAAAATCGGAGCCTACATGATCTGAATTCTCTGTAAACTTTTCAGCACTTGTTGTACCATATATTCCAATAGCACTCGCGTTGATAAGGACCTTTGGTGGTTCAGGCATTGTTCGCATAATGCGAATAATTTCGTTCGTACTTTTTAAGCGACTGGACACGATACGACCTTTTTGTTCTTTAGTCCAACGCCCATCATTTAATGACTCTCCAGATAAATTGATCATTATATCAATGTTTTGTAATTCTTTTTCAGGTTGAAATTCATCTTTTAACCAACCAACATATGATACTCCAGACTGTGTGCTATTTCTTGGATGTCGAGTTAGAATAATTATTTCATGATTTTGTGCCAGTAAAAGCTGTGTAACAGCGTTGCCAACAAATCCTGTACCTCCGGCAATTGCTATCTTCATAGTAGTCTCCTCCTTTAAATATAAGATGATGTGTTAAAATAAATGATGGGGTGTTGAAAATGGCTATCATTACGAAAATTACGACACAAAAACAATCAAGTGAACGATTTATTATTTTTCTTGATAAGGGACAAGGTGAGGAATACGGGTTTAGTGTCGACCAAGACATATTAATTAAATATAACCTTCGAAAAGGGCTAGAAATTGATGAGCTTGACTTTACTCAAATACAATTAGAAGATGAGCAGAAAAAAGCTTACAACAAAGCGATAGCTTATTTGGCATATCGAATGCGAAGTGAACAGGAAATCGCTGAGTATTTAAGTAAACAGGACTTTGAAGCTACAATTTCAAAAGACGTCATTCACAAGTTAAAAGAATTTTCTTATTTGGATGATAAGGAGTTTGCTTATGCCTATGTTCGAACTCACAAGGCAAGTGGTAAAGGACCTAAGCAAATAGAACGTGAATTAAAGCAAAAGGGCATAGCAGAGCAATATATTATCTCTAGTTTACAAGAGTATCCAGAAATAGAGCAAATCGAAACTGCCAGAAAGCACGCGGAGAAGATTATCGGTAAAAGCAGTAGCCTTTCGAATAAACAGACGGAATTGAAGATTCAGCAAGCGCTTCAACGTAAAGGATTTACTTGGGATATTGTATCATCCGTACTAAATGATCTTTTGCAGGAAGATGAAAATGATGAGTGGCATGCGATAGTGAAGCAAGGGGATAAACTGAAGAATAAATACAGAAATTGTGATGGTTATGAATATCAACAGAAGATGAAGCAAGCGCTATATCGTAAAGGCTTCACAATCGATTTAATAGAACGATATCTACATAATAATGATGAGTAATAAATAACTTTTGTACAATGTCCATAAAATAAACTAAAAATATAGGAATGGTGATTTATGAACATAGTAGAAATTCTAACAGCACTTAGTCCCGTATTAGCAGTCTTTATCTTCCTAATTATATTGAGACTACCTGCAACAACAGCAATGCCTATCAGCTTTGTCATAACAGCGTTTTTAGCATTTCTCGTTTGGAAGGTGCCTTTTATCCAAATTGCTGCTTCGACATTAGAAGGAATTATCGTTGCAGTTTCGATATTGTGGATTGTGTTTGGAGCTATTTTGCTTTTAAATACTTTAAAGTATAGTGGCGCGATCGAATCTATCCGCCAAGGTTTTATCAATATTTCTGCTGACCGACGCGTGCAAATAATAATTATTGCTTGGTTATTCGGTAGTTTTATTGAAGGAGCCGCGGGCTTTGGCACACCACCTGCAATTAATGCACCATTATTAGCCGCGCTAGGGTTTCCGCCACTAGCGGCTGTATCATTAGCTTTAATCGCTGATAGTAGTGCAGTTTCGTTTGGGGCAGTTGGAACGCCAATCATTGTTGGAGTTGATCAAGGATTACGTTCTGGTGCCGATGTAGCTACGAATGTTACGGCTGTTTTAGGAGAAACACCTTTATATGATTTTGTTAGGTCGGTGACAAATACGACAGTTACTATTGATTTATTTGTTGGTACTTTTATGCCATTTATTGTTGTTTTATTACTAACTAGACTTTTTGGAAAAAACAAATCATGGCGTGAAGGGCTAGAAATGTGGAAATTTGCATTATTTGCTGGTCTGGCGTTCACAGTCCCTGCTTTTGCTGTTGCTACGTTGTTGGGACCAGAATTCCCTTCAATGATTGGTGGATTAGTAGGGTTGGCTGTTGTTATTCCTGCTGTCAAAAAGGGATTTTTGCTCCCGAAAGGAGAGGCGTGGGATGACTTTCCAAAAGATCAACTACAGCAAGAGGAACAACCTATACAAATAAAAGCTAAAGCAAATATGTCATTAGCATTAGCGTGGATTCCATATATGCTAGTGGCATTATTGTTGGTGTTATCGAGACTAGAGTTTTTACCTTTTAAAGCTTGGCTTCGTTCGGTTAAGATAGGACAACGTGATATTTTCGGTACCGAAATTAGCTCTTTTTTCGAACCCTTCTACTTACCAGGTACTATATTTGTTGTAGTAGTTCTTATGACGATTTTTATACACAAAATGAAAAAAGAACAATGGGCGGCTGCTTTTAGTGACTCGGCTAAAACAATGGTCGGGACAGCGATAGCTCTTTGTACTGCAGTTCCTATGGTGCGTATTTTCATCAACTCAAGTATTAACGGCGCCAACCTTTCAAGTATGCCTCTTGAATTAGCTGAACTTGTATCACAGGCTGTTGGGAATGGCTGGCCAATTGTTGCACCTTTTATTGGTGCGCTTGGATCATTCATATCTGGGAGTGCTACGTTTAGTAATATGATGTTCTCGTTATTCCAATTTTCCGTAGCAACTCAAATTCAGGCGAGTGAACAAGTTGTATTAGCTCTACAGGTCATGGGTGCTAACGCAGGTAATATGATTTGTGTAGTCAATGTTGTTGCTGCTGCATCTGTCACTGGTATGTTAGGAAAGGAAGGAAGTATCATACGCATTACACTTATACCAATGCTTTTTTATGCTCTTTTAGCTGGTATAATTGGTTTTTTTGCGATATTGTATATGTAAAAAGTAGAGGAGAAGGGGAATGGAGAAGCGTTATTCACAAATGACACGATATGAGTTGCAGCAGGAAATCGGAGCACTTAAAGAAAAGGCAATGAAGGCCGAGCAACATGGTATGGTAAATGAAGTAGCTGTATTAGAACGAAAAATGTCTATGGCTAAGGCATATTTATTAAATCCAGATGACTTCCCCTCTGGTGAAGCGTATATTATTGATGGGGGAGAAGGAGAGTTATTTCAAGTTGAATATTTAAATGGAATCTTTGCCTGGGGTTATCGAACACACACTCCTAATAAAGAAGAAGCGTTACCGTTATCTATGCTTATTAAGAAACAATAGCCTGTCAAATAAATTAAAAAGTCACCAGAGAGAAATTCTCTGGTGACTGGACGCTGTGGGATAGCAGCAATATTTTTTAAGGTCTTTTTTATCTAGGAGCGTTTACGTGTTTGATTTTCGAGAATAATCAAATTTTGCGTTTGCTGCGTTTCGCCGTTTACTTGAGCGTTTGCATGCTTGCGACTCGCCCAAGGTTGGTTAAATGGATTTGAATACAATTGGTCATAGAATTTTTTATGCTTGTTATTCAAAGTGAACCCCTCCTAAAAAGTAAAAACCTTAAAGTAATGGGTAATCTTCATCCTGGCGTTGACCGGATGCCCGCATGCGTTCCTGTGGATGAGTATTTATTGTACCATCAGCGCGTTTGGATGCATACTCGGCTTTTGCGCGTGGCTCTCCTTCAAGCTTGTGGTTATTTAAATTAGGGAAGCCCTGTTTTTTATTTCTCAACATCAAGCCCTCCTTTAAGTGCGGTTTTGTTTATCGCACTATCTGTAGGTTGTGTAAAATGAGGTCAAATTATAATTCCAACATTAGGAGATGGTACCCTTGGACGATTATTATGAAAAGTTAACCAATTACTTACTAGATAAAAATCATAAACTCTCCTATGCTGAAGCCCGTACGTGGGTTGAACTATTATGGGATGATTTTGAAGCAACTTATGCAAAAGCGGGTTGGTCATATTAAGGGAAATCTATGGCACAGCGGGTTGTGAAGCAGTGGATTGAACAATACGGTCCGTCTTTACATGAGTTTGAGGCACATAACACTAAATATAAGCATTTTATGAATAAACAAAATAACATTCATTAAATTGTGATGATCGTTAAGAAGCGCGATGAGCGGCAATAGAAAAAAGCGTAAAAACTATAGGATGTCACAACTTGCCTTAATATTACAATGAAAAGGGTCTGTCCAAAAAGTAAAGTGCCAGGTACCCATTCTC from Bacillus sp. HMF5848 includes these protein-coding regions:
- a CDS encoding L-lactate permease; its protein translation is MNIVEILTALSPVLAVFIFLIILRLPATTAMPISFVITAFLAFLVWKVPFIQIAASTLEGIIVAVSILWIVFGAILLLNTLKYSGAIESIRQGFINISADRRVQIIIIAWLFGSFIEGAAGFGTPPAINAPLLAALGFPPLAAVSLALIADSSAVSFGAVGTPIIVGVDQGLRSGADVATNVTAVLGETPLYDFVRSVTNTTVTIDLFVGTFMPFIVVLLLTRLFGKNKSWREGLEMWKFALFAGLAFTVPAFAVATLLGPEFPSMIGGLVGLAVVIPAVKKGFLLPKGEAWDDFPKDQLQQEEQPIQIKAKANMSLALAWIPYMLVALLLVLSRLEFLPFKAWLRSVKIGQRDIFGTEISSFFEPFYLPGTIFVVVVLMTIFIHKMKKEQWAAAFSDSAKTMVGTAIALCTAVPMVRIFINSSINGANLSSMPLELAELVSQAVGNGWPIVAPFIGALGSFISGSATFSNMMFSLFQFSVATQIQASEQVVLALQVMGANAGNMICVVNVVAAASVTGMLGKEGSIIRITLIPMLFYALLAGIIGFFAILYM
- a CDS encoding small, acid-soluble spore protein K encodes the protein MRNKKQGFPNLNNHKLEGEPRAKAEYASKRADGTINTHPQERMRASGQRQDEDYPLL
- a CDS encoding YfhH family protein, encoding MEKRYSQMTRYELQQEIGALKEKAMKAEQHGMVNEVAVLERKMSMAKAYLLNPDDFPSGEAYIIDGGEGELFQVEYLNGIFAWGYRTHTPNKEEALPLSMLIKKQ
- a CDS encoding YpzG family protein gives rise to the protein MNNKHKKFYDQLYSNPFNQPWASRKHANAQVNGETQQTQNLIILENQTRKRS